One Dreissena polymorpha isolate Duluth1 chromosome 9, UMN_Dpol_1.0, whole genome shotgun sequence genomic window carries:
- the LOC127846203 gene encoding deleted in malignant brain tumors 1 protein-like, whose translation MLSVDSLQYKVRKYDVTKCGKLVTNLDDRMFLFNDSNIVMYGDCSFYKSYFGQLRAICESGTWKTIGNCIEYSKPLEVQGVRLVNGSNPAEGRVEMKVFDTWGTVCSDDFGMKEAEVICRLMGYVHAKSVAVKGSYGIGSGPIFIDDLNCEDDASHINDCEYTTYHNCSHEHYVSVICTDCDNVEIHEGRILTYPVMKTVNASLTFSCNEGFALSGADTITCELSGKWSSSPPEYSKKCMNSSLFEFIPY comes from the exons ATGCTATCAGTCGACTCACTACAGTACAAAGTCCGAAAATATGACGTCACAA AATGTGGCAAACTTGTCACCAACTTGGATGACAGGATGTTTCTATTCAATGACTCGAACATAGTAATGTACGGCGATTGCTCTTTCTACAAGTCCTACTTTGGTCAGCTGCGCGCAATCTGCGAGAGCGGCACGTGGAAAACCATCGGAAACTGCATCGAGTACA GTAAACCCTTGGAGGTGCAAGGTGTTCGTCTTGTGAATGGAAGCAACCCAGCCGAGGGGCGGGTCGAGATGAAAGTGTTTGACACCTGGGGCACCGTATGTAGTGATGACTTTGGGATGAAAGAAGCGGAGGTGATTTGCAGATTGATGGGATACGT GCATGCCAAGTCCGTTGCTGTCAAAGGAAGTTATGGAATAGGATCTGGTCCCATTTTCATCGACGATCTCAACTGTGAAGACGATGCCTCTCATATCAACGACTGTGAATACACCACTTACCATAACTGTTCTCACGAGCATTATGTGTCTGTGATTTGCACTG ATTGTGACAACGTTGAAATACATGAAGGGCGCATACTGACTTATCCAGTCATGAAAACAGTCAATGCCTCTTTAACGTTTTCCTGCAATGAAGGATTTGCATTGAGTGGGGCAGATACTATTACCTGCGAACTGTCAGGAAAATGGAGCAGTTCACCACCTGAGTATTCGAAGAAATGTATGAATAGTTCTCTGTTCGAGTTTATTCCGTACTAA